The following proteins are encoded in a genomic region of Catellatospora sp. TT07R-123:
- a CDS encoding ribose-phosphate pyrophosphokinase, whose amino-acid sequence MRDIAVFSGSAHPELAAEICAHLGVPLHPVRVSRFANDCLEVQLGANCRERDVYLVQPLVPPVQEHLVELLLMLDAARGASAGRITVVMPHYAYARSDKKDAPRISIGGRLVADLLKQAGADRVLALTLHSPQVHGFFSMPVDHLHALRELATHFGQYDLTDTVVVSPDLGNAKEAAAFARLLGTPVAAGAKQRYSDDRVQISAIIGDVAGKHVIVLDDEIAKGSTVIELMEHLRALDVRSIRLACTHGLFSSDALERLSGQPGVLEIVCTNSVPIAADKRVPKLKVLSIAPALAEAMRRIHNGESVSALFA is encoded by the coding sequence GTGCGGGACATCGCGGTCTTCAGTGGCAGTGCTCACCCCGAACTCGCGGCGGAGATCTGCGCCCATCTCGGGGTGCCGCTGCATCCCGTACGCGTCTCGCGGTTCGCCAACGACTGCCTTGAGGTGCAGCTGGGCGCCAACTGCCGCGAACGTGACGTCTACCTGGTGCAGCCGCTGGTCCCGCCGGTGCAGGAGCACCTGGTCGAGCTGCTGCTGATGCTCGACGCGGCCCGGGGCGCCTCGGCGGGGCGGATCACGGTGGTGATGCCGCACTACGCGTACGCCCGTTCGGACAAGAAGGACGCCCCGCGCATCTCCATCGGCGGCCGCCTGGTCGCCGACCTGCTCAAGCAGGCCGGCGCCGACCGGGTGCTGGCGCTGACCCTGCACTCGCCGCAGGTGCACGGGTTCTTCAGCATGCCGGTCGACCACCTGCACGCCCTGCGGGAGCTGGCCACCCACTTCGGCCAGTACGACCTGACCGACACCGTCGTGGTCTCGCCCGACCTGGGCAACGCCAAGGAGGCGGCCGCGTTCGCCCGGCTGCTGGGCACACCGGTGGCGGCGGGGGCCAAGCAGCGCTACAGCGACGACCGGGTGCAGATCAGCGCGATCATCGGCGACGTCGCGGGCAAGCACGTGATCGTGCTGGACGACGAGATCGCCAAGGGCAGCACCGTGATCGAGCTGATGGAGCACCTGCGCGCGCTGGACGTGCGGTCGATCCGGCTCGCGTGCACGCACGGGCTGTTCTCCAGCGACGCGCTGGAGCGGCTCAGCGGGCAGCCCGGGGTGCTGGAGATCGTGTGCACGAACTCGGTGCCGATCGCCGCCGACAAGCGCGTGCCGAAGCTGAAGGTGCTGTCGATCGCCCCGGCGCTGGCCGAGGCGATGCGGCGCATCCACAACGGCGAGTCGGTCAGCGCCCTGTTCGCCTGA
- a CDS encoding M1 family metallopeptidase: MAAAVALLGAGGCAPAARRPLFSTDPRLAPPETTTFDPAGVGDPYLPTAGNGGYDVANYDLKLRYAPATGRLDGTAAITATTARALTEFHLDLHGLTVTAVDVDGAPAVTSRDGDELIVTPATPLAADQLFVTTVAYGGVPTPLEDRDLGTGGFFRTADGAVAVGEPASASTWFPVNDHPRDKARYTIDVTVPTGLTAVSNGVPSGQATEGTWTSWRWEVTAPMAPYLAMLAIGKFRVVSGEYEGKPVFTAVADSVRGGDADTALARTPEIATFLAQWFGPYPFDSYGGVVVDDQRVDEALENQTRPIYPADTFRRGPDTVTIAHELAHQWFGDSVSLTQWSDIWLNEGFATYAEWMWGEHEGGPTVRERFDRLYRDPDNRIWTVPPGAPGREDMFSRSVYQRGAMTLQALRDHVGDDAFFTILRTWAKQHRDGNATTGDFTALAEKVAGEPLSGFFDAWLYQTGRPQR; this comes from the coding sequence ATGGCGGCGGCGGTTGCCCTGCTCGGTGCCGGGGGCTGCGCCCCGGCGGCACGCAGGCCGCTGTTCAGCACCGATCCGCGCCTGGCGCCGCCCGAGACCACCACGTTCGACCCGGCCGGGGTCGGCGACCCGTATCTGCCCACCGCGGGCAACGGCGGCTACGACGTCGCCAACTACGACCTGAAGCTGCGCTACGCCCCGGCCACCGGCCGCCTCGACGGCACCGCGGCGATCACGGCCACCACCGCCCGCGCCCTCACCGAGTTCCACCTCGACCTGCACGGCCTGACCGTGACGGCGGTCGACGTCGACGGCGCCCCCGCCGTCACCAGCCGCGACGGCGACGAGCTCATCGTCACCCCGGCCACTCCGCTCGCCGCCGACCAGCTGTTCGTCACCACGGTCGCGTACGGTGGCGTGCCCACCCCGCTGGAGGACCGCGACCTGGGCACCGGCGGCTTCTTCCGCACCGCCGACGGCGCCGTGGCCGTCGGCGAACCCGCCTCGGCCAGCACCTGGTTCCCCGTCAACGACCACCCCCGCGACAAGGCCCGCTACACCATCGACGTGACCGTGCCGACCGGCCTGACCGCCGTCAGCAACGGGGTGCCGTCCGGGCAGGCCACCGAGGGCACCTGGACCAGCTGGCGGTGGGAGGTCACCGCCCCCATGGCCCCGTACCTGGCGATGCTGGCCATCGGGAAGTTCCGCGTGGTGAGCGGCGAGTACGAGGGCAAGCCCGTGTTCACCGCCGTGGCCGACAGCGTGCGCGGCGGCGACGCCGACACCGCCCTGGCCCGCACCCCGGAGATCGCCACGTTCCTGGCGCAGTGGTTCGGGCCGTACCCGTTCGACTCCTACGGCGGCGTCGTCGTCGACGACCAGCGCGTCGACGAGGCCCTGGAGAACCAGACCCGGCCCATCTACCCCGCCGACACGTTCCGGCGCGGCCCCGACACCGTCACCATCGCCCACGAACTGGCCCACCAGTGGTTCGGCGACAGCGTGTCGCTGACCCAGTGGAGCGACATCTGGCTCAACGAGGGCTTCGCCACGTACGCGGAGTGGATGTGGGGCGAGCACGAGGGCGGCCCCACCGTGCGCGAGCGCTTCGACCGGCTCTACCGCGACCCCGACAACCGCATCTGGACGGTGCCGCCCGGCGCCCCGGGCCGCGAGGACATGTTCTCCCGCAGCGTCTACCAGCGCGGCGCGATGACGCTTCAGGCACTGCGCGACCACGTCGGCGACGACGCGTTCTTCACCATCCTGCGTACCTGGGCCAAGCAGCACCGCGACGGCAACGCCACCACCGGCGACTTCACCGCGCTGGCCGAGAAGGTCGCGGGCGAGCCGCTGTCCGGGTTCTTCGACGCGTGGCTCTACCAGACCGGCCGCCCGCAGCGGTGA
- a CDS encoding exonuclease domain-containing protein, whose translation MYGQAPALFGYGTTDPDGHRLPRTFVVIDLETTGLADDDRIVEIAMARVEDGAVVDEWATLIDPGRDPGPTYLHHISADMLLGAPTFAQMAPEILARLDGAVVVAHHAPFEERFLAYEFARARVATPVIPALCTLRLARAVLASPNYKLSTCCEISGITLYDAHTALGDVRATAMLLPRLLAQSPEITYPVPAAVLPRQRTGATPRTRVTNLRKGADGWMRSLLTKLPYSMADHDPVGAQPYLDALADALVDGRLTGRKTRHLGRLAGRAGMGAAQVAALHHRFLDGLRDAAAAQPELSAEQQRQLVTVARLLDLPDYFADLVTAVAEPGRAVGPRVWCSPAVPAQVRRRLGEAGYRLAVNLTRSLATVVVAESDTDDARVRRARELGLSETPVDELDRLLPAPQQRPQAELLPAPVAPAGWYTDPTGRHYYRYWDGRSWTGQVSPGDGSRSSDPLG comes from the coding sequence ATGTACGGTCAGGCACCTGCGCTGTTCGGTTACGGCACCACCGATCCCGACGGCCACCGGCTCCCACGCACCTTCGTCGTGATCGACCTGGAGACCACCGGCCTGGCCGACGACGACCGCATCGTCGAGATCGCCATGGCCCGGGTCGAGGACGGCGCCGTCGTCGACGAGTGGGCCACCCTCATCGATCCCGGCCGCGACCCGGGCCCGACGTACCTGCACCACATCTCGGCCGACATGCTGCTCGGCGCGCCGACGTTCGCACAGATGGCGCCGGAGATCCTGGCCCGGCTCGACGGCGCGGTCGTGGTGGCCCACCACGCCCCGTTCGAGGAGCGGTTCCTGGCGTACGAGTTCGCCCGCGCCCGGGTGGCGACCCCGGTCATCCCGGCGCTGTGCACGCTGCGGCTGGCCCGCGCGGTGCTGGCCAGCCCCAACTACAAGCTGTCGACCTGCTGCGAGATCTCCGGCATCACCCTGTACGACGCGCATACGGCGCTGGGCGACGTGCGGGCCACCGCCATGCTGCTGCCGCGGCTGCTCGCCCAGTCACCGGAGATCACCTACCCGGTGCCCGCGGCGGTGCTGCCCCGGCAGCGCACCGGGGCCACGCCCCGCACCCGGGTCACGAACCTGCGCAAGGGCGCCGACGGGTGGATGCGCTCGCTGCTGACGAAGCTGCCGTACTCGATGGCCGACCACGACCCGGTCGGGGCGCAGCCGTACCTGGACGCGCTCGCCGACGCCCTGGTCGACGGGAGGCTCACCGGCCGCAAGACCCGCCACCTGGGCCGCCTGGCCGGCCGGGCCGGGATGGGGGCGGCCCAGGTCGCGGCCCTGCACCACCGCTTCCTGGACGGGCTGCGCGACGCTGCCGCGGCGCAGCCGGAGCTCAGCGCCGAGCAGCAGCGGCAGCTGGTGACGGTGGCCCGGTTGCTGGACCTGCCCGACTACTTCGCCGACCTGGTCACCGCGGTCGCCGAGCCGGGCCGGGCGGTCGGGCCGCGGGTGTGGTGCAGCCCGGCGGTGCCCGCGCAGGTGCGCCGCCGGCTCGGCGAGGCGGGCTACCGGCTGGCCGTCAACCTGACCCGGAGCCTGGCCACGGTGGTGGTCGCCGAGTCGGACACCGACGACGCCCGGGTGCGCCGCGCCCGGGAGCTCGGCCTGTCCGAGACGCCGGTGGACGAGCTGGACCGGTTGCTGCCCGCCCCGCAGCAGCGGCCGCAGGCGGAGCTGCTGCCCGCGCCGGTCGCACCCGCGGGCTGGTACACCGACCCGACGGGCCGCCACTACTACCGGTACTGGGACGGCCGGTCCTGGACGGGGCAGGTCAGCCCCGGTGACGGGAGCCGCTCCAGCGACCCGCTGGGCTGA
- a CDS encoding DUF6158 family protein: MELIEGIPADELADEDLLRELESLGRTRVQTLRHGSDDALHMHTERSRELEREYLRRFPQREIDPQRTREGARAEG, from the coding sequence ATGGAGCTCATCGAAGGCATCCCGGCCGACGAACTGGCCGACGAGGATCTGCTGCGCGAGCTGGAGAGCCTGGGCCGCACCCGGGTGCAGACGCTGCGCCACGGCTCCGACGACGCGCTGCACATGCACACCGAGCGCTCCCGGGAGCTGGAGCGGGAGTACCTGCGCCGGTTCCCGCAGCGCGAGATCGACCCGCAGCGCACCCGGGAGGGCGCCCGCGCCGAGGGCTGA